A region of the Zootoca vivipara chromosome 3, rZooViv1.1, whole genome shotgun sequence genome:
CCAGGGAGGCCTCATGGAGCTGCGCTGGACCTGGCAGGCCCTGGAGGCGGGGGAGGTCCACGGAGGGCCCCTGCTCCAGGAGCCGCCTCCGCCTGCCCCCCAGCAGCACCCCCCGCCGCGCCCCAGCCAGCGCCCTCTGGCGGTGCTGCAAGAGCACAGCTACAGCCGGCTCCCCCTGGGCACCCCCCAGGAGCGGGCCCCAGGGGGGCGGAGACCCCGCCAGCCGCCCAGGCCGAGATAGGCTTCGCCAGCCACTCACACTTGGCCACCTCTGCCGGTCGAGGGGTCCCTGCAGGGATGGTGGGTGGGCCTGGGAAAGCCTCTCCCGCAGTCTCCAGAGAAAGTGGGGCTGAAGCAGCTCCGGCTGCCAGTGTCACAGTTCCAGGGGGGGAATCCCTTTCTTCAGCTCAGGCACCCCCTGGGCTCTTCCGGGCGCCCGCTTCCCCCGCCTCTCCGGCCGGCCCACTGCCACCGCCGGCTGCGACATCCATTCCCTCCTGCGGCGTTTCCCCTGCTGTCGCCTACAGCCTTAAAGCCCCCCCTGGCCCCTCGAGCGGAAGCACCGTTGCCGCCCCCCTCCTCAAGGCCAGCTCCAGCATCCCAGCCAACAACcccctggtggcccagctgctGCAAGGGAAATCGGTGCCCATGGAGCAGATCCTCCCCAAGCCCCTGACCCGGGCCGGGGAGGTGAAGACCCTCCCTCTCCCCGCAAAGGAAGGCAGAGAGCCCACAGCTCCTCCGCAGGGGGAAGCTGGCGAGAGGCAGCCACCTCCCCCAGCCGCCTCGCAGCTGAGCGGGAAGCCAGACTCCAGCCAGggcagccagctgctgctgccgcccctccaCGGCCCCACTCCCTGCTCCTCCTTCCCAGGGCGGGACTTGTGGGGCGTCAGTGCCGCCCCCTTCTCCAGCCAGGAAGCCCAGGAACACCACCTCCAGCTCCAGGCCCTGATCCAGGCAGCACCCAGGCAGGGCCACCTTCCCCCTGGTGCTGCCGCCCCTTCCTCGCCCCCTCCtcagctcccccccttccctgcagACTTCTCTGTGGAGAGCAACAGCTCCCCCAGCCAGAGTTTTGTCCTGGGATTCGCCGGGAGGAGGACGTCCAAGCCTGCCATGTCTGGACATTATCTCCTGAACATTTCCACCTATGGGCGCTGCCCTGAGAACCTCCGGAGGAGCTTGGCCGTGCCCCCGGAGAGCCGCCTGTGCCCCGAGGGGCCCAGAATGGAGTTCAAGGGAGGAGAGGCGGCTGCCGtaagtggcggtggcagcagcggcggggAAGACGGACGAGAGACGGACGACGCGGAGGACGAAGAGGCGTTTGTTGCGATGGAGGAGGAGCCCCTGCCTCacaagggggcaggagggggggcagAGCAGGCGAGCACCCCCAGATGGAGCACCAAGAAGGGGGAGCTGGCCGAAGGCAATTCGGCAGAAGCAACCACCCGCACGCTCTCTGCAGGCCAAGAGTTTGCCAGGAGTGCCCTGGCGAGGGATTTCCTGCGGGCAGCCCAGGAGCAAGTGGCTCAGGCggtgaggggggagaggaaggccTGCAGCCTGGAGCTGCCTCCCTCGGTCGCTCAGCCGGAGCCCCTCCCGCCCCGGCCCCCGCTGCTGCTCTCCCCCTCGCAGCCCCCCCGCCTCTTCGGGGGTCCCGTCGGGGCACAGCTCCTCGGCTCAGGCTACAGCGGCACCATCAATGTCTCTGCGTCTCCTGACCTGCGCCAGGAGGCCCTCTTGACGGGGCTCTCGGACCCCGGGCCCATGGGGGACGTGGTCTCCTTCTCGGTGACGGTGACGACCATCCCCGCTGGGCAGCAGGGGGCCACGGGCCGCGGGCCCCCTCTCCCGGGCCAGGCCTTCTCGGAGGACGGCGGCTTGGACCTGCCCTCCAAGTGCTACTGCCGCTTGAAAGCCATGATCgtgtgcaaggggtgcggggcctTCTGCCACGACGACTGCATCGGCCCCTCCAAACTCTGCGTCTCCTGCCTGGTGGTGCGGTAGCAGCTGCAGACGGGCTGCTGGGGGGTGGCGTCCTGTTTGGGGAGCAGGAGGGGCACGCTGCCGAACTGTGGGAGCCCTTTCCCCTGCACCCCCACCCTTCCAGCCATCAGCTCTGTTTCCTCCAGAGCATTGGAAGCACCTtggacagacggacggacggcAGGAGCTCTTGGGACAAGTGTTTGCACTTCAGGAATCATGTAAATACGTTGCgttgtgtggttttcttttttttctttttttcttaaaagagaAATGTTTCAAATTGCTTAAGATCAATCTGATTGAGTTGAACTCTCATGTTCATCGAGCGTCTTGCCCCACGCCAGAAAAGTGTGGCTCTGGCCAGGCCCCTCCCATGGCTGAACTGGGCTTTCCAGTgtggcagccagccagccccctgGCATGCCATTCTTCTCATTGGTGGTAGAGGTTGGCACACAGTTCTGGCTGGCTGCCCTCTTTCCTTATGGCGCTGTGTGCGCACTCATGAACCCAGCAGTTGTGGGTCTTGTGCACCAGCAGCCataagcagcaggaggagcgTCAAGCAGACAGGTGCGGGCCCGGCTTCCCTGCAGGGTTTGGTAGCTCTGGATATTGTGATATTGTGGAAAGAGGACTCGAGTCCCCTTGGGGGCCCACCCAGCTTAGCACTCTCTTCTCACAGTCCCCAACCAGAGACCCATGAGATGGGAAGCTGCCTGCCATGCGTTGTCTCTTcacacaccccctccctccaCGGGCCCCACACATGCAGGGTTTTGCATCTGAAGCAGAGTTCAGGGTTCTTCGGAAGGAAagcttcctctctcttttctcaaAGGCAAGAATACTTGTGTTAGCATAGGAGACTGGCTTGAGCTGAATCAAGCCCCACTGGGCCAGCCGCCCACGTGTTTCCCCACCATATTATGCCTCGGCAGCGTTCTCACTCGGGGCCCAGTCAGTTGCCATGTCCTGGCTTCAGGTGTTTTGCATGGAAGTGGAGCGCAGATCTGAGTTGTGGGGCTAGCGGGGGGATCCAGCTGGCAGCAGAGGTGGGTTGCAACCTGGCCCCACCTCTGCCCTTCCTCAGAATTGCTCTTGGAGACCACTTCGGAAGCTGCAGGTGGGAGACGGGGAGAAACTGTGTCCCCTGCCAGGAGGGCTGGGGAGCAGAGCCCAGcctgggcttcctcctcctcctcctcctcctcctcctcctcctcctcctcctcctcctcctcctcctcctgctgcagggCTTGCAAGCTCACAGGGCCACTGGGGCCACGGCAGGGAGCTCCCTCTCTTATCCTTCCTTTTCGTTTTCTGCCCCAATGCAATATATTTGATATGACTGAAAATCGAATTAAGAGAGTATAATTAATATATTTTAAGTAATATATATTTTAGTACCTCCGTATTATGGAAAGAGAATGGCAAAGGACTTGTGAAGCAGATACGCAAGGTATTTGTGTGTGCCCGGTTTtggacatctctccccccccctcaaaatcctCCCCCAGAGGAACTGAAAGTGCTTGTGTTGATTGCAATAAAGAGGGTGGTCAGAGAGAAATGCAACACGGCTCATCAGAAGGCCTTTCGCTTCCCATAGAGCAGGAGACGCGTTGAGATACCTGAGGGAGTGCAAAACTTTCATCTGctgttgccttttaaaaagagactTAAAATTGGAACTGAGAATATGTATAGAGACGTCAGGTTGACACCATTTAAAAAAGTCATATTTTTTCACAAATAATATAGAAAGAAAAGAATATTTTACTTAAGAGTTTTAagtatttgaaataaatataGGTATGTAAATATGCTGTATGTACTTCATATattcttttattttacattttattgtaaacaAATGGATATTAAAATCTTGGAACTGGTTTGATGGTTGCCTCCGACTTCTGGAAAGCGAAGGGTGAATCCTGAGGAGGAAGAAGCGGGGAGCCTGCCCCCCCTCTGCTTTGCTTTGGGTTCTCTTTCCCCATTTCTCCTTTCATTCTTGGGGCGGTAGGTGGTGGGTGTTTAGAGCATCCTTGAagttcacagcaaccctgtggggGAGGATAATCGGAGGAAGAGTGGCGTTCCCAAAGGCCCACCAGAGTTGGGAATTCCTGTGTCGAGGCCATCatctcagcagcagcagtttgCACCACACACAGTGTGATTCTAGAGGCTCTCTACATGGAGGGGTGAACAGTGGGGCAGAATCTAGTGATCAAGTTCTCGGTAAGGCATTGGAGAGAGGTTTGAATGGGGCAGCAGGTTTTGAAAAAGCAGACGGGTTTGCTGGCGTCGACAGAGGAGGCAGCTGGCCACAACAAGGCTAAGGCTCGAGAGCCGGGTTTCCCAATCTTTGGTCTCTGGccgtggttggactacaactcccataatccttgaccttggtcctgctagctaggtcctgatgggtgttgtagtccaacaacagctggagacccaagtttgggaagcgcTGCTCTAGAGCCAAAGAAGTAGAGAACATGTTGCGGGTGGTGGTGTCATAACGACTAGAAGCCTGAAGTTAAAGTGGAGCGCGATGGAGCCCATTTGGAGATTTAACTTAAGAGCGGTGATGGACAGTGGCTTGGGAGGTGCTTCAGACAGCTTTCCTGAGCTAAAATACGGTGGCTTCCCAATCACCTGGACTTCCACCCAGCTCTCCCAATTCCAAGGCCTCTCCGTCTGCCGGCACAGGGACTGCTTCCAGGAAAGACAGTCTCCAGTGTCCTTGGGGTCTTTGCTCGCTCTCCAACCCTTGCAATCAAGGAAGGCTCCAAAGGAGTGTCAGGCAAAAACTGCTGGTATTGCACAGAGGCAGTGGTTCATGCTTGGGACATGGAGACCCACCCACCTTCATCTTTCCTGTGACCCAAATCAAAGTTCTTGTTGTGAAGGTGGTCTTGGAGCACATTTTGATACATTCGGAGAGCACGGTCTCATCCATGCCACTGCCTGGAAGATGTCCTGAAAGAACAATTTCTTCCCAGGCCTGACAGTGCTCCAAAAAACCTCTTCACCACACAAGCAATGTAGGGCAGCTTCAAATTACAACGGCTGCCTTGTGTCGCAAATGGCCATCCATCTGCCTCCGAAgtacaaattgtgtgtgtgtatatatacacacggAAACTTATTGAGGGCCGGATCGTGTTCAGCGAGGCAAACGGATCTGGCCCATGGGACACAATCCACCAAGGATTGCCCTTTGTGCAAACCCCACTGAACTGGGGGGAGGGCAAAGGCCTTGGTGGGGCTCTGTTTCTTTCAAAACTCCCTGTTCCTTTTAATTTCTATGGGGAAGGAGCCACTTGGGCTCAGGAACCTGAATGTATTGGTTGGAAATGTGCCAAGCACATCTGGGGGTAAATACACGCCTTGCAGCCAACGCTGTGTTTCTCCACCCCACTTAGATGGAACCAAGTTTTACATGGCGTTGACGCAGTAAAATTTAGAATTGCACAGAGCAGAAGTATTAAAATGCACACATTGTGTGTTGTGGGGTGGGTGGCCTTTTGGAACACCCCCTGGGCTGAATGTTCCCCTTTGTTGCATTTTGAAATTGCATTGTCAGGGCGGAGGCTTGGCTGGAATTCCTGCAGGAGCCCTTTGCCAAGATATTTCTGGGCTTCTGTCTTGAAGGCGCCTTGCTGGAAAGGAAATCCCAGCAGCAGCTCTGGAGTAATAAAGAGCAGGGCAGGGATCTGGTGAGGACCACGTTCTGAACCTCAATACTACCGGCCAAACGACAAATTAA
Encoded here:
- the ASXL2 gene encoding putative Polycomb group protein ASXL2 isoform X2 translates to MSREKLSEIPLRASARLLQVASPQPGCPSPSIPPGKVISSSQKLSKKALKQALKQKQRKQQQCRGASVQQPVSSNHHHLQQHTKAASPSVPAKPAWEGKQSDGHSSSSQNSTSSSSPSVKTEPSLPVLGKKPFQRSERLHARQLKRTKCAEIDVETPDSILVNTNLRALINKHTFSVLPADCQQRLLLLLPEVDRQVGLDGLLKLSSSALNNEFFTSAAQGWKERLSEGEFTPEIQLRLRQELEKEKKVELWKEHFFESYYGQSSGLSLEESVQLTSSAPPAAQDQPQAESPATQLPKSTPCKDEAAPAATPKAQDAPAAPPLPVAASKETAEEEEEKQQPQASMPPEELVTASSSSSSSSSSTPSKPISQAPRRPSRGLEEEALAGQEEEAGEAKRPHPACPESLPGKGSASQPKIPTSSATAATSAATSTGPEGESRATPAKDALPASVEQMDTGAQTLKRKPGPPEEAALSTPEKRAHVEEKCPPRPPFQSPPPQPFPIAPVPKVPPLRIPVSRIQGSPSPFPTSQVSPRPGFPVAITSPRRTGARTLADIKARARMARAQRAAAAAAAAASGTAPSASFVGAIPGPGPGGGRGEEPSSVAPGRPHGAALDLAGPGGGGGPRRAPAPGAASACPPAAPPAAPQPAPSGGAARAQLQPAPPGHPPGAGPRGAETPPAAQAEIGFASHSHLATSAGRGVPAGMVGGPGKASPAVSRESGAEAAPAASVTVPGGESLSSAQAPPGLFRAPASPASPAGPLPPPAATSIPSCGVSPAVAYSLKAPPGPSSGSTVAAPLLKASSSIPANNPLVAQLLQGKSVPMEQILPKPLTRAGEVKTLPLPAKEGREPTAPPQGEAGERQPPPPAASQLSGKPDSSQGSQLLLPPLHGPTPCSSFPGRDLWGVSAAPFSSQEAQEHHLQLQALIQAAPRQGHLPPGAAAPSSPPPQLPPFPADFSVESNSSPSQSFVLGFAGRRTSKPAMSGHYLLNISTYGRCPENLRRSLAVPPESRLCPEGPRMEFKGGEAAAVSGGGSSGGEDGRETDDAEDEEAFVAMEEEPLPHKGAGGGAEQASTPRWSTKKGELAEGNSAEATTRTLSAGQEFARSALARDFLRAAQEQVAQAVRGERKACSLELPPSVAQPEPLPPRPPLLLSPSQPPRLFGGPVGAQLLGSGYSGTINVSASPDLRQEALLTGLSDPGPMGDVVSFSVTVTTIPAGQQGATGRGPPLPGQAFSEDGGLDLPSKCYCRLKAMIVCKGCGAFCHDDCIGPSKLCVSCLVVR
- the ASXL2 gene encoding putative Polycomb group protein ASXL2 isoform X1, giving the protein MLHTNSRGDEGIFYKVPGRMGVYTLKKDVPDGLKELSEGSEESSDVQSDSPSSENNSSSGSSSDRSSNKGGRKSRWRRKASARLLQVASPQPGCPSPSIPPGKVISSSQKLSKKALKQALKQKQRKQQQCRGASVQQPVSSNHHHLQQHTKAASPSVPAKPAWEGKQSDGHSSSSQNSTSSSSPSVKTEPSLPVLGKKPFQRSERLHARQLKRTKCAEIDVETPDSILVNTNLRALINKHTFSVLPADCQQRLLLLLPEVDRQVGLDGLLKLSSSALNNEFFTSAAQGWKERLSEGEFTPEIQLRLRQELEKEKKVELWKEHFFESYYGQSSGLSLEESVQLTSSAPPAAQDQPQAESPATQLPKSTPCKDEAAPAATPKAQDAPAAPPLPVAASKETAEEEEEKQQPQASMPPEELVTASSSSSSSSSSTPSKPISQAPRRPSRGLEEEALAGQEEEAGEAKRPHPACPESLPGKGSASQPKIPTSSATAATSAATSTGPEGESRATPAKDALPASVEQMDTGAQTLKRKPGPPEEAALSTPEKRAHVEEKCPPRPPFQSPPPQPFPIAPVPKVPPLRIPVSRIQGSPSPFPTSQVSPRPGFPVAITSPRRTGARTLADIKARARMARAQRAAAAAAAAASGTAPSASFVGAIPGPGPGGGRGEEPSSVAPGRPHGAALDLAGPGGGGGPRRAPAPGAASACPPAAPPAAPQPAPSGGAARAQLQPAPPGHPPGAGPRGAETPPAAQAEIGFASHSHLATSAGRGVPAGMVGGPGKASPAVSRESGAEAAPAASVTVPGGESLSSAQAPPGLFRAPASPASPAGPLPPPAATSIPSCGVSPAVAYSLKAPPGPSSGSTVAAPLLKASSSIPANNPLVAQLLQGKSVPMEQILPKPLTRAGEVKTLPLPAKEGREPTAPPQGEAGERQPPPPAASQLSGKPDSSQGSQLLLPPLHGPTPCSSFPGRDLWGVSAAPFSSQEAQEHHLQLQALIQAAPRQGHLPPGAAAPSSPPPQLPPFPADFSVESNSSPSQSFVLGFAGRRTSKPAMSGHYLLNISTYGRCPENLRRSLAVPPESRLCPEGPRMEFKGGEAAAVSGGGSSGGEDGRETDDAEDEEAFVAMEEEPLPHKGAGGGAEQASTPRWSTKKGELAEGNSAEATTRTLSAGQEFARSALARDFLRAAQEQVAQAVRGERKACSLELPPSVAQPEPLPPRPPLLLSPSQPPRLFGGPVGAQLLGSGYSGTINVSASPDLRQEALLTGLSDPGPMGDVVSFSVTVTTIPAGQQGATGRGPPLPGQAFSEDGGLDLPSKCYCRLKAMIVCKGCGAFCHDDCIGPSKLCVSCLVVR